From Sporosarcina sp. FSL W7-1349, a single genomic window includes:
- a CDS encoding serine hydrolase domain-containing protein — MGASIESFFRKKVRRDPKIHNALLLVYSERQGIDVQLSEGNVDHHPRQPYYIASVSKLITAVLVGMLAERGTIRFDDPISKYIDPALMRDLHVYKGTDYSGDIRVKHLLNHTSGLQDFVEERPKQGKSMIDILLEEPSRQWTPRGVVEWAKQHLTPHFPPGEGFHYSDTGYHLLGLAVEKATGQPLGDVLRKMIFQPLGMTHSYLAFSDAVVETELPVARLYLQNGDMTDRTSLSFLYAGGGIVSTTQDQLLFMKALVHHQLVNEKTLAMIKSDWSKFFIGIEYGYGVMNIKTVPFVMPAKYNVWGNAGSTGSFLFYHPRMDAYVIGSFNHFRYDKKGIRFMLQVVDHLLKGEKRKTSL, encoded by the coding sequence GTGGGGGCTTCCATTGAAAGCTTTTTTAGGAAAAAAGTGCGGAGAGATCCGAAAATACATAATGCGTTATTGCTGGTGTATTCCGAAAGGCAGGGCATTGATGTGCAGCTGTCGGAAGGCAATGTGGATCATCATCCCCGTCAGCCGTATTATATCGCCAGCGTCAGCAAGCTGATCACCGCCGTTTTGGTCGGGATGCTGGCGGAACGTGGCACGATTCGTTTTGACGACCCGATTTCCAAGTATATTGACCCTGCATTGATGAGGGATCTCCATGTCTATAAAGGGACCGATTACTCCGGAGACATCCGGGTGAAGCATCTGTTAAACCATACGTCAGGTCTGCAGGATTTCGTCGAAGAGCGGCCGAAACAGGGAAAGTCGATGATAGATATTTTACTAGAGGAGCCTTCCCGGCAATGGACGCCGCGCGGGGTGGTTGAGTGGGCCAAACAGCATTTGACGCCGCATTTTCCGCCGGGCGAGGGGTTCCATTACTCGGATACGGGCTATCATCTGCTCGGCCTGGCCGTTGAAAAGGCGACGGGGCAGCCGCTCGGGGATGTATTGCGGAAGATGATCTTCCAACCGCTCGGAATGACCCATTCCTATCTCGCCTTCTCGGACGCTGTCGTGGAAACGGAGCTGCCGGTGGCCCGTTTATATTTGCAGAACGGGGATATGACTGATCGGACCAGCTTAAGTTTCCTGTACGCGGGAGGGGGCATCGTCTCGACAACGCAGGATCAGCTCCTTTTCATGAAAGCGTTGGTCCATCATCAACTGGTGAATGAAAAGACGCTTGCCATGATCAAAAGCGATTGGTCGAAGTTCTTTATCGGCATCGAGTACGGCTATGGGGTGATGAACATCAAAACTGTCCCGTTTGTCATGCCTGCGAAATATAACGTCTGGGGCAACGCAGGATCGACAGGTTCCTTCCTGTTCTATCATCCGCGGATGGACGCCTACGTGATCGGAAGCTTCAACCATTTCCGCTATGATAAAAAAGGAATCCGCTTCATGCTGCAGGTAGTCGATCATTTGTTGAAAGGGGAAAAACGGAAAACGTCATTGTGA
- a CDS encoding carbon starvation CstA family protein: MYTFLFGIVLLIVGYFTYGKFIEKMFGVKEQRATPAYTSGDGVDYVPMSTTKNSLIQLLNIAGVGPIFGPIMGALYGPIAFIWIVIGAIFAGAVHDYLTGMISIRNRGAHLPELAGKFLGKFMKHVVNAFAILLLVLVGTVFVSAPAGLLYNLMNGWAAMGIIVAAIFIYYILATLLPIDKIIGRFYPIFGALLIISAVGVGGGMVLTGANIPELTLANLHPDKLPIFPLLFLTISCGALSGFHATQSPIISRTTQKEGQGRKIFYGMMIAEAIIAMIWAAAGMSLFNGPVGLNELLAAGGPAMIVSEASTMMLGAVGGTLAILGVIILPITSGDTAFRSARMIIADYFKVSQVKLVSRLWIALPMFVISIVLTRIDFDILWRYFSWANQSTAVIALFVGAMYLFIAGKNYWVALIPGTFMLMATTTYILNAKIGFNLPMGVAYIGATVISIALVAIFFVAANKARAEQIPLEEDVSNWKGMTTV, translated from the coding sequence ATGTATACATTTCTATTTGGCATCGTCTTGCTAATTGTCGGGTACTTCACGTATGGCAAATTCATAGAGAAGATGTTCGGCGTGAAAGAGCAACGGGCTACTCCGGCTTATACGAGCGGGGACGGCGTCGACTATGTGCCGATGAGCACGACAAAAAACTCGTTGATCCAGCTGTTGAACATCGCAGGGGTCGGTCCGATTTTCGGTCCGATCATGGGGGCGCTCTATGGCCCGATCGCGTTTATCTGGATCGTCATTGGCGCCATCTTCGCCGGAGCGGTGCATGATTATTTGACAGGCATGATTTCCATCCGCAACCGCGGCGCACATTTGCCGGAGCTAGCGGGCAAATTCCTTGGTAAATTCATGAAGCACGTCGTAAACGCATTTGCTATCCTGTTGCTAGTCCTGGTGGGGACAGTATTCGTTTCGGCACCGGCAGGTCTCTTATATAATTTGATGAACGGCTGGGCGGCGATGGGCATTATCGTAGCGGCCATCTTCATTTATTACATTCTGGCAACCTTGCTGCCGATCGATAAGATCATTGGCCGGTTCTACCCAATCTTCGGTGCATTGCTCATTATCAGTGCAGTAGGTGTCGGCGGCGGGATGGTCCTGACAGGCGCCAATATCCCGGAATTGACGCTGGCGAACCTGCATCCGGATAAACTGCCGATCTTCCCGCTTCTGTTCTTGACGATTTCCTGTGGGGCGCTGTCCGGCTTCCATGCAACCCAATCGCCAATCATTTCACGGACGACGCAGAAAGAGGGCCAAGGACGGAAGATTTTCTACGGCATGATGATTGCGGAAGCGATCATCGCCATGATCTGGGCAGCAGCAGGCATGAGCCTTTTCAACGGTCCAGTCGGGTTGAATGAACTTCTAGCTGCAGGCGGTCCTGCCATGATCGTCAGTGAAGCTTCCACAATGATGCTTGGTGCTGTCGGCGGAACATTGGCGATCCTCGGGGTCATCATCCTGCCGATCACTTCCGGCGATACCGCATTCCGAAGCGCACGCATGATCATTGCGGACTACTTCAAAGTATCTCAAGTCAAACTGGTCAGCCGTCTATGGATCGCATTGCCAATGTTCGTCATCTCTATCGTCTTGACTCGCATTGATTTCGACATCCTGTGGCGCTATTTCTCTTGGGCGAACCAGTCGACCGCGGTCATAGCACTGTTCGTCGGGGCGATGTATCTCTTCATTGCCGGCAAGAACTATTGGGTCGCCCTCATACCCGGGACATTCATGCTCATGGCGACCACGACATATATACTGAACGCAAAGATCGGATTCAACTTGCCGATGGGCGTCGCTTACATCGGAGCGACCGTCATCTCGATAGCTCTCGTGGCCATCTTCTTCGTCGCCGCCAACAAAGCGCGCGCCGAACAGATTCCGCTGGAGGAAGACGTATCGAATTGGAAAGGTATGACTACGGTCTGA
- a CDS encoding LytR/AlgR family response regulator transcription factor — MRAIRTLIVDDERYAREELTFLLGNFPSIQVVGEADSGEAAIMKTLQLQPDVVFLDVEMPKMGGMEAAKSLLELKKVPLIVFATAYPQFAAEAFRINAVDYLLKPYDEDQLKQTIGRIEKLLETPQTPGDVASHIGKLAVEMDGEIDYILIRDILYMYRDEKVTKIITSRRDYEVRTSLKELESRLASFPFFRIHKSYLVNLNHVSRLTPWFNGAYQLEVEGRQEKLSVSRNYVKDLRQRLEL, encoded by the coding sequence ATGCGTGCCATTCGGACGTTGATAGTCGATGATGAACGCTATGCACGGGAGGAGTTGACCTTCCTGCTCGGCAATTTCCCTTCCATTCAAGTCGTGGGAGAGGCCGATTCGGGGGAAGCGGCAATCATGAAGACATTGCAGTTGCAGCCCGATGTCGTATTCCTCGATGTGGAAATGCCGAAGATGGGGGGCATGGAAGCGGCCAAGTCCCTTCTTGAATTGAAAAAGGTGCCGCTCATCGTGTTCGCGACCGCCTATCCGCAATTTGCAGCGGAAGCGTTCCGCATCAATGCGGTCGATTATTTATTGAAACCGTATGATGAAGATCAGTTGAAACAGACGATTGGAAGGATTGAGAAATTATTAGAAACACCCCAAACGCCGGGCGACGTGGCAAGCCATATCGGGAAGCTGGCGGTTGAGATGGACGGCGAGATCGACTACATCCTCATCCGGGACATACTTTATATGTACAGGGATGAGAAGGTGACGAAGATCATTACTTCGCGGCGGGATTATGAAGTTCGTACTTCATTGAAAGAGTTGGAGAGCCGGCTTGCTTCCTTTCCTTTCTTCCGCATCCATAAGAGCTATTTGGTCAACTTGAATCATGTCAGCCGCTTGACGCCTTGGTTTAACGGAGCCTACCAGTTGGAAGTGGAAGGACGGCAGGAAAAGCTGTCCGTCAGCCGAAATTACGTCAAGGACTTGCGTCAGCGGTTGGAGCTATGA
- a CDS encoding sensor histidine kinase: MLDLLVIMLERVGMIVAVAFILTRLEFFKNMVHQDTLNRKQEMNAILFFGFFGVIGTYFGVAFNTDTLHFNSVALELAADEAIANSRVIGVVVAGLLGGYKMGVGAGLIAGLHRMSLGGFTAISCGLSTIISGYIASAFYRKGRHVKPLAAFGIGAMAEAVQMGLILIISKPFDKALTLVQTIGIPMILANGIGAAIFLAIVYNVISDQEKTTALQAQKTLRIADQTLGHLRQGMNHATALAVCNILYRELKPSAVAMTNKTEILAHVGEASDHHQASSAIQTDVTKEVVREGRLVVVNEDAIHCIRDDCPLGAAVIAPLEQGGKTIGTLKLYYPSEKAITDVTVELISGLSSLLSNQLEIAEANRLQQLAKDAEIKMLQAQISPHFLFNSMNIIVSLIRTDPDQARKLLTSLSYFLRQNLEGTTAEKVTLEQELLHVEAYLKIEEARFVDKLTICYDVDKRILGEMIPPLTLQPIVENAIKHGIRDMEKGSVVKILMRKLKDGIEIAVQDNGRGIPSERLVELGAHQISSATGTGVGLFNVNRRLVMTFGEQAALQIRSDSTRGTNVFFTIPKREVAS, from the coding sequence ATGCTGGATTTGCTGGTCATCATGCTGGAGCGCGTCGGGATGATTGTGGCGGTCGCTTTCATCCTGACCCGTTTGGAGTTTTTTAAAAATATGGTGCATCAGGATACGCTCAATCGGAAACAGGAAATGAACGCCATCCTCTTTTTTGGTTTCTTCGGAGTGATCGGCACGTATTTTGGGGTCGCATTCAACACGGATACTTTGCATTTCAATAGTGTGGCGCTCGAACTGGCGGCGGATGAGGCGATCGCCAATTCCCGTGTCATCGGGGTCGTTGTCGCCGGATTGCTCGGCGGCTATAAGATGGGAGTGGGTGCCGGATTGATCGCCGGATTGCACCGGATGTCGCTCGGTGGATTCACGGCCATCTCCTGCGGTTTGTCGACGATCATTTCTGGCTACATCGCGAGCGCATTCTATAGAAAAGGGAGACATGTAAAGCCGCTTGCCGCGTTCGGCATCGGAGCCATGGCGGAAGCGGTCCAGATGGGCCTCATCTTAATTATCTCAAAGCCGTTCGACAAGGCGCTGACATTGGTTCAGACGATCGGCATCCCGATGATCCTTGCGAACGGAATCGGCGCGGCGATTTTTCTCGCCATCGTTTACAATGTCATCAGCGATCAGGAGAAGACGACTGCCCTGCAAGCGCAGAAGACGCTGCGCATCGCCGACCAGACCCTCGGCCATTTGCGCCAGGGCATGAATCATGCCACCGCTCTCGCTGTTTGCAATATCTTGTACCGGGAATTGAAACCGAGCGCCGTCGCCATGACGAACAAAACTGAAATCCTTGCTCACGTCGGCGAAGCGAGCGATCATCATCAGGCGAGCAGTGCCATCCAGACCGATGTTACGAAAGAGGTTGTGCGGGAGGGCCGGCTTGTCGTTGTGAATGAAGACGCCATCCATTGCATCCGGGACGACTGTCCGCTCGGGGCGGCAGTCATTGCGCCACTGGAACAAGGCGGGAAGACGATTGGCACATTGAAGCTCTATTATCCATCCGAGAAAGCGATCACCGACGTCACGGTCGAACTTATCTCAGGGCTTAGCTCCTTGCTGAGCAATCAACTCGAAATCGCCGAAGCGAACCGGCTGCAACAACTGGCGAAAGATGCGGAAATCAAAATGTTGCAAGCCCAGATCAGTCCCCACTTCCTGTTCAATTCGATGAATATCATCGTGTCGTTGATCCGGACCGATCCGGACCAAGCCCGCAAACTGCTAACCTCGCTGTCCTATTTCCTCCGTCAGAACTTGGAGGGGACGACGGCGGAAAAGGTGACTCTGGAACAGGAACTCTTGCATGTCGAGGCGTACCTGAAAATCGAAGAGGCGCGCTTCGTCGATAAACTGACGATCTGCTACGATGTGGACAAACGGATCCTCGGCGAAATGATCCCGCCGCTTACGCTCCAGCCGATCGTGGAGAATGCCATCAAGCATGGCATTCGGGACATGGAAAAAGGAAGCGTCGTGAAAATTTTGATGCGGAAACTGAAAGACGGTATCGAAATCGCTGTGCAGGACAACGGCCGGGGAATCCCTTCCGAACGGCTAGTTGAACTGGGGGCCCATCAAATCTCTTCAGCCACTGGTACAGGAGTCGGCTTGTTCAATGTCAACCGCAGACTCGTCATGACGTTCGGAGAGCAGGCGGCCCTGCAAATCCGCAGCGATAGCACAAGAGGGACGAATGTGTTCTTTACCATTCCGAAAAGGGAGGTGGCCAGCTGA
- a CDS encoding NAD(P)H-dependent flavin oxidoreductase, producing MTVLELLGIKHPIIQAPMAGVTTPEFVAASAEAGVLGSIGAGYLSAEQTRDVIRQVKMRTDRPIAVNLFVPETVEVGETGLQEAYEALRPIGEKLGMASWEIPMSKSEFDAQIQVLLEEGVAIASFTFGLPDDAAVRKLKEGGLVLIGTATTVEEAILAERAGMDAVVAQGKEAGGHRGSFDGELQFIPLDELLPEVVEAVQIPVIAAGGIGNKGQMDRALRQGAQAVQIGTALLAAEESGAHLLYKEAVLNAEEGSTVLTKAFTGKTARGIRNEFIERMEDAVIAPYPYQNDLTKAIRAEAAKQGKPEWMSLWAGESVETSTDGTVREIIERFL from the coding sequence ATGACTGTGTTGGAATTATTGGGAATCAAACATCCGATCATCCAAGCGCCGATGGCCGGGGTGACGACACCTGAATTTGTGGCAGCATCCGCGGAAGCGGGGGTGCTTGGTTCGATCGGAGCCGGGTATTTATCAGCGGAGCAGACACGGGATGTCATTCGCCAGGTGAAGATGCGGACGGATCGGCCGATTGCAGTAAATCTATTCGTGCCGGAGACAGTCGAAGTAGGAGAGACCGGCTTACAGGAAGCTTATGAAGCGTTGCGGCCAATCGGCGAGAAATTGGGGATGGCTTCGTGGGAGATCCCGATGTCGAAGTCTGAATTCGACGCGCAGATCCAAGTCCTGCTCGAAGAAGGGGTAGCAATTGCTTCATTCACTTTCGGGCTGCCCGATGACGCGGCGGTTCGGAAGTTGAAGGAGGGCGGACTGGTGCTCATCGGGACGGCGACAACCGTGGAAGAGGCGATACTAGCCGAGCGGGCGGGAATGGATGCGGTCGTGGCGCAAGGCAAGGAGGCGGGAGGACACCGGGGTTCATTCGACGGGGAACTGCAATTCATCCCGTTGGACGAGCTGCTTCCAGAAGTCGTGGAAGCTGTCCAGATTCCCGTTATCGCGGCGGGCGGCATTGGGAATAAAGGACAAATGGACCGGGCGCTGCGACAGGGTGCGCAAGCGGTGCAAATTGGGACTGCCCTGCTGGCGGCAGAAGAAAGCGGGGCTCATCTGCTCTATAAAGAAGCAGTGTTGAACGCCGAGGAAGGAAGCACCGTGTTGACAAAGGCGTTCACTGGCAAGACGGCGCGCGGTATTCGCAACGAATTCATTGAGCGAATGGAAGACGCTGTTATCGCCCCGTATCCTTACCAGAACGACTTGACAAAAGCGATCCGGGCGGAAGCGGCGAAGCAAGGGAAGCCGGAATGGATGTCATTATGGGCGGGGGAGAGCGTGGAAACGAGTACAGACGGAACCGTACGGGAAATCATTGAACGCTTTTTATAA
- a CDS encoding PstS family phosphate ABC transporter substrate-binding protein yields the protein MGKFGSVVYVVVVMAFLLPFVLIGGLYIFFMGMKFLLPLIVVSYLIIGTLMVMSFFPVTRHKKLINRIMLAAMVLAAAIAVPGIYHKTRPVIQDGYVSTYDYAPFQEGTKAVSLDQPATLKLAENLPILDGATALYPVYSAFAQAVYPEKEYDQYNSEVMSNRTGKAYDNLLNGRADIIFVLSPSEAQLAKAERMGKELKLTPIGQEAFVFFVNARNPVQGLTTDELKGIYSGKITNWKEVGGKKKSIRAFQRPEDSGSQTALQHFMGDVPIMDPPVEDIASLMGTIIDQVSDYKNYNNAIGFTFRYYSTQMVKNNAIRLLQVDGVDPNVDTIRSGDYPLTNEFYAVTAGSDNPHIEPFLEWIVSAQGQEIVEKTGYVPISE from the coding sequence TTGGGGAAATTCGGGAGTGTTGTGTATGTTGTTGTAGTCATGGCATTTCTGTTGCCATTTGTTCTGATTGGCGGACTGTATATCTTCTTCATGGGTATGAAATTCCTGCTGCCGTTGATCGTAGTTTCCTATCTCATCATCGGGACGTTGATGGTCATGAGTTTTTTCCCGGTGACCCGTCACAAGAAGCTTATAAACCGTATCATGCTGGCTGCGATGGTACTGGCAGCCGCTATTGCTGTACCGGGAATTTACCATAAAACCCGGCCGGTCATCCAAGACGGATATGTTTCTACATACGATTATGCGCCTTTTCAAGAAGGTACAAAAGCAGTCTCACTCGATCAACCAGCGACACTGAAACTGGCAGAAAATCTTCCAATCTTAGACGGGGCGACTGCCTTGTATCCGGTCTACTCCGCTTTCGCGCAGGCAGTCTACCCTGAAAAGGAGTATGACCAATACAACAGCGAGGTGATGTCGAACCGGACCGGAAAAGCTTATGACAATCTACTCAATGGTCGGGCGGACATCATCTTTGTCCTCAGTCCTTCCGAGGCGCAGTTGGCAAAAGCCGAGCGGATGGGCAAAGAGTTGAAGCTAACTCCGATCGGACAGGAGGCGTTCGTCTTTTTCGTCAATGCAAGAAATCCGGTACAAGGTTTGACGACGGATGAATTGAAAGGGATTTATTCTGGGAAGATCACGAACTGGAAAGAAGTCGGCGGGAAGAAGAAATCGATCCGCGCTTTTCAACGGCCGGAAGATAGCGGAAGTCAGACTGCCCTGCAACATTTTATGGGGGATGTTCCGATCATGGATCCGCCGGTGGAAGACATCGCATCGTTGATGGGCACAATCATCGATCAGGTATCTGACTATAAAAACTACAATAATGCCATCGGGTTTACGTTCCGCTATTATTCCACGCAAATGGTGAAAAACAATGCCATCCGGTTGCTGCAAGTGGATGGGGTGGATCCGAATGTCGACACAATCCGGTCGGGAGATTATCCGTTGACCAATGAATTTTACGCAGTGACGGCAGGAAGTGATAACCCACATATCGAACCTTTCCTAGAGTGGATTGTATCGGCGCAAGGACAGGAAATTGTAGAAAAGACTGGATATGTGCCGATTTCCGAATAG
- a CDS encoding YwbE family protein, whose amino-acid sequence MNGRNRADVKPGLRVAVILKKDQRTGVKTEGVVKDLLTNSSFHPHGIKVRLQDGQVGRVCDILE is encoded by the coding sequence ATGAATGGACGCAATCGAGCAGATGTGAAGCCGGGTTTGAGAGTCGCTGTCATCTTGAAAAAAGACCAGCGGACCGGTGTGAAGACGGAAGGCGTTGTGAAAGATTTATTGACCAACTCCAGCTTCCACCCGCATGGCATTAAAGTGAGGTTGCAGGACGGCCAGGTTGGGCGCGTCTGTGATATTTTGGAGTGA
- a CDS encoding class I SAM-dependent methyltransferase, translated as MTNSWHDRFSADEYVYGKEPNHFVMEAAPVLTGGKVLCIAEGEGRNAVYLASRGLDVTAWDFAPAGLEKTQRLAGEKGVQVHTELHDLAEVDWQAEEWDAIVHVFGHVPPAVLERTLTGIKKALKPGGVYISELYTKEQLTYGTGGPRDELLLIDPIQLLQAFDGYFIKHFHVGEVHREEGKLHTGTAHVVQSIFRKREGTL; from the coding sequence ATGACGAATTCGTGGCATGATCGATTTTCAGCGGACGAGTATGTATATGGAAAAGAGCCGAATCATTTTGTGATGGAAGCTGCACCGGTGTTGACGGGAGGCAAAGTGTTGTGCATCGCGGAAGGGGAAGGGCGCAATGCGGTCTATTTGGCCTCGCGCGGCTTGGATGTAACCGCCTGGGATTTTGCGCCCGCCGGATTGGAGAAGACCCAGCGGTTAGCGGGGGAGAAAGGTGTCCAGGTGCATACCGAACTTCATGATTTAGCGGAGGTGGATTGGCAGGCCGAAGAGTGGGATGCCATTGTCCATGTTTTCGGCCATGTCCCGCCGGCTGTGCTAGAACGGACCCTGACGGGAATCAAGAAAGCGTTGAAACCGGGCGGGGTCTATATCAGTGAATTATATACGAAGGAGCAGCTGACATATGGCACGGGCGGACCGCGCGACGAGTTGCTGCTCATCGATCCGATTCAACTGCTGCAAGCGTTCGATGGATATTTCATCAAGCATTTCCACGTCGGTGAAGTGCATCGGGAAGAGGGCAAGCTCCATACCGGTACGGCTCATGTAGTGCAAAGCATTTTCAGGAAGAGAGAGGGGACCTTGTAA